One stretch of Oncorhynchus tshawytscha isolate Ot180627B linkage group LG21, Otsh_v2.0, whole genome shotgun sequence DNA includes these proteins:
- the LOC112220741 gene encoding C-terminal-binding protein 2 isoform X1: MALMDKHKVKRQRLDRICEGIRPPILNGPMHPRPLVALLDGRDCTIEMPILKDVATVAFCDAQSTQEIHEKVLNEAVGALLYHTITLSRDDLDKFKGLRVIVRIGSGFDNVDIKAAAELGIAVCNVPACSVEETADTSMCLILNLYRRVTWMHQALREGTRASSVEQIREVAGGAARIRGETLGIIGLGRVGQAVALRAKAFGFGVIFYDPYLPDGVERSLGLQRMTTLQDLLIHSDCVSLHCSLNEHNHHLINDFTIKQMRQGAFLVNSARGGLVDEKALAQALKEGRIRGAALDVHETEPFSFSQGPLKDAPNLICTPHTSWYSEQASIEAREEAAREVRRAITGRIPDSLKNCVNKEYLMAASQWPSMEAATVHPELNGGGAYRFPVGLISVAAGGLTGAGAGVEALAHAIAPVSHPPHTSSPGQPSKAEADRDIPSDQ; the protein is encoded by the exons ATGGCtctaatggacaaacacaaagtAAAGCGACAAAGACTTGACCGCATTTGTGAGG GCATCCGCCCCCCCATCCTGAACGGGCCCATGCACCCTCGGCCCCTGGTGGCCCTGTTGGACGGGCGTGACTGCACCATAGAGATGCCCATCCTCAAGGATGTGGCCACTGTGGCCTTCTGTGATGCCCAGTCCACCCAGGAGATACACGAGAAG GTGCTGAACGAGGCAGTGGGGGCTCTGCTCTACCACACCATCACCCTCTCCAGAGACGACCTGGATAAGTTCAAAGGCCTCCGAGTCATTGTCAGGATCGGCAGTGGCTTCGACAATGTCGACATCAAAGCTGCAGCTGAGCTGG gcaTCGCAGTGTGTAACGTGCCAGCGTGCTCGGTGGAGGAGACGGCCGACACGTCCATGTGTCTGATCCTGAACCTGTACCGCCGCGTCACCTGGATGCATCAGGCCCTGAGGGAGGGCACCAGGGCCTCCAGCGTGGAGCAGATCAGGGAGGTGGCCGGGGGAGCTGCCCGCATCCGGGGGGAGACGCTGGGCATCATCGGCCTGG GTCGTGTGGGCCAGGCGGTGGCTCTGCGGGCCAAGGCGTTTGGTTTCGGGGTGATCTTCTACGACCCCTACCTGCCTGACGGAGTGGAGCGCTCCCTGGGTCTGCAGAGGATGACTACGCTCCAAGACCTGCTCATCCACTCTGACTGTGTCTCTCTACACTGCAGCCTCAATGAACACAACCACCACCTCATCAACGACTTCACCATCAAACAG atgCGCCAGGGAGCATTCCTGGTGAACTCTGCGCGGGGAGGGCTGGTGGATGAGAAGGCTCTGGCTCAGGCCCTGAAGGAAGGACGGATACGAGGAGCTGCACTAGACGTTCACGAGACCGAGCccttcag TTTCTCCCAGGGCCCCCTGAAGGATGCTCCCAACCTCATCTGTACCCCCCACACGTCCTGGTACAGTGAGCAGGCCTCCATCGAGGCCAGAGAGGAGGCTGCCAGGGAGGTGCGCCGTGCCATCACTG GGCGTATCCCAGACAGTCTGAAGAACTGTGTGAATAAGGAATATCTGATGGCAGCGTCCCAGTGGCCCAGTATGGAGGCTGCAACAGTCCACCCTGAACTCAACGGAGGCGGTGCATACAG GTTTCCTGTGGGTCTGATCAGCGTAGCAGCAGGGGGTCTGACGGGGGCGGGAGCAGGGGTAGAGGCCCTGGCTCACGCCATCGCCCCTGTGTcccaccccccccacacctcATCGCCAGGGCAACCCAGCAaggcagaggcagacagagacatccCCTCTGACCAATAG
- the LOC112220741 gene encoding C-terminal-binding protein 1 isoform X2, whose amino-acid sequence MQGIRPPILNGPMHPRPLVALLDGRDCTIEMPILKDVATVAFCDAQSTQEIHEKVLNEAVGALLYHTITLSRDDLDKFKGLRVIVRIGSGFDNVDIKAAAELGIAVCNVPACSVEETADTSMCLILNLYRRVTWMHQALREGTRASSVEQIREVAGGAARIRGETLGIIGLGRVGQAVALRAKAFGFGVIFYDPYLPDGVERSLGLQRMTTLQDLLIHSDCVSLHCSLNEHNHHLINDFTIKQMRQGAFLVNSARGGLVDEKALAQALKEGRIRGAALDVHETEPFSFSQGPLKDAPNLICTPHTSWYSEQASIEAREEAAREVRRAITGRIPDSLKNCVNKEYLMAASQWPSMEAATVHPELNGGGAYRFPVGLISVAAGGLTGAGAGVEALAHAIAPVSHPPHTSSPGQPSKAEADRDIPSDQ is encoded by the exons ATGCAAG GCATCCGCCCCCCCATCCTGAACGGGCCCATGCACCCTCGGCCCCTGGTGGCCCTGTTGGACGGGCGTGACTGCACCATAGAGATGCCCATCCTCAAGGATGTGGCCACTGTGGCCTTCTGTGATGCCCAGTCCACCCAGGAGATACACGAGAAG GTGCTGAACGAGGCAGTGGGGGCTCTGCTCTACCACACCATCACCCTCTCCAGAGACGACCTGGATAAGTTCAAAGGCCTCCGAGTCATTGTCAGGATCGGCAGTGGCTTCGACAATGTCGACATCAAAGCTGCAGCTGAGCTGG gcaTCGCAGTGTGTAACGTGCCAGCGTGCTCGGTGGAGGAGACGGCCGACACGTCCATGTGTCTGATCCTGAACCTGTACCGCCGCGTCACCTGGATGCATCAGGCCCTGAGGGAGGGCACCAGGGCCTCCAGCGTGGAGCAGATCAGGGAGGTGGCCGGGGGAGCTGCCCGCATCCGGGGGGAGACGCTGGGCATCATCGGCCTGG GTCGTGTGGGCCAGGCGGTGGCTCTGCGGGCCAAGGCGTTTGGTTTCGGGGTGATCTTCTACGACCCCTACCTGCCTGACGGAGTGGAGCGCTCCCTGGGTCTGCAGAGGATGACTACGCTCCAAGACCTGCTCATCCACTCTGACTGTGTCTCTCTACACTGCAGCCTCAATGAACACAACCACCACCTCATCAACGACTTCACCATCAAACAG atgCGCCAGGGAGCATTCCTGGTGAACTCTGCGCGGGGAGGGCTGGTGGATGAGAAGGCTCTGGCTCAGGCCCTGAAGGAAGGACGGATACGAGGAGCTGCACTAGACGTTCACGAGACCGAGCccttcag TTTCTCCCAGGGCCCCCTGAAGGATGCTCCCAACCTCATCTGTACCCCCCACACGTCCTGGTACAGTGAGCAGGCCTCCATCGAGGCCAGAGAGGAGGCTGCCAGGGAGGTGCGCCGTGCCATCACTG GGCGTATCCCAGACAGTCTGAAGAACTGTGTGAATAAGGAATATCTGATGGCAGCGTCCCAGTGGCCCAGTATGGAGGCTGCAACAGTCCACCCTGAACTCAACGGAGGCGGTGCATACAG GTTTCCTGTGGGTCTGATCAGCGTAGCAGCAGGGGGTCTGACGGGGGCGGGAGCAGGGGTAGAGGCCCTGGCTCACGCCATCGCCCCTGTGTcccaccccccccacacctcATCGCCAGGGCAACCCAGCAaggcagaggcagacagagacatccCCTCTGACCAATAG
- the LOC112220741 gene encoding C-terminal-binding protein 2 isoform X3: MALMDKHKVKRQRLDRICEGIRPPILNGPMHPRPLVALLDGRDCTIEMPILKDVATVAFCDAQSTQEIHEKVLNEAVGALLYHTITLSRDDLDKFKGLRVIVRIGSGFDNVDIKAAAELGIAVCNVPACSVEETADTSMCLILNLYRRVTWMHQALREGTRASSVEQIREVAGGAARIRGETLGIIGLGRVGQAVALRAKAFGFGVIFYDPYLPDGVERSLGLQRMTTLQDLLIHSDCVSLHCSLNEHNHHLINDFTIKQMRQGAFLVNSARGGLVDEKALAQALKEGRIRGAALDVHETEPFSFSQGPLKDAPNLICTPHTSWYSEQASIEAREEAAREVRRAITGRIPDSLKNCVNKEYLMAASQWPSMEAATVHPELNGGGAYR; the protein is encoded by the exons ATGGCtctaatggacaaacacaaagtAAAGCGACAAAGACTTGACCGCATTTGTGAGG GCATCCGCCCCCCCATCCTGAACGGGCCCATGCACCCTCGGCCCCTGGTGGCCCTGTTGGACGGGCGTGACTGCACCATAGAGATGCCCATCCTCAAGGATGTGGCCACTGTGGCCTTCTGTGATGCCCAGTCCACCCAGGAGATACACGAGAAG GTGCTGAACGAGGCAGTGGGGGCTCTGCTCTACCACACCATCACCCTCTCCAGAGACGACCTGGATAAGTTCAAAGGCCTCCGAGTCATTGTCAGGATCGGCAGTGGCTTCGACAATGTCGACATCAAAGCTGCAGCTGAGCTGG gcaTCGCAGTGTGTAACGTGCCAGCGTGCTCGGTGGAGGAGACGGCCGACACGTCCATGTGTCTGATCCTGAACCTGTACCGCCGCGTCACCTGGATGCATCAGGCCCTGAGGGAGGGCACCAGGGCCTCCAGCGTGGAGCAGATCAGGGAGGTGGCCGGGGGAGCTGCCCGCATCCGGGGGGAGACGCTGGGCATCATCGGCCTGG GTCGTGTGGGCCAGGCGGTGGCTCTGCGGGCCAAGGCGTTTGGTTTCGGGGTGATCTTCTACGACCCCTACCTGCCTGACGGAGTGGAGCGCTCCCTGGGTCTGCAGAGGATGACTACGCTCCAAGACCTGCTCATCCACTCTGACTGTGTCTCTCTACACTGCAGCCTCAATGAACACAACCACCACCTCATCAACGACTTCACCATCAAACAG atgCGCCAGGGAGCATTCCTGGTGAACTCTGCGCGGGGAGGGCTGGTGGATGAGAAGGCTCTGGCTCAGGCCCTGAAGGAAGGACGGATACGAGGAGCTGCACTAGACGTTCACGAGACCGAGCccttcag TTTCTCCCAGGGCCCCCTGAAGGATGCTCCCAACCTCATCTGTACCCCCCACACGTCCTGGTACAGTGAGCAGGCCTCCATCGAGGCCAGAGAGGAGGCTGCCAGGGAGGTGCGCCGTGCCATCACTG GGCGTATCCCAGACAGTCTGAAGAACTGTGTGAATAAGGAATATCTGATGGCAGCGTCCCAGTGGCCCAGTATGGAGGCTGCAACAGTCCACCCTGAACTCAACGGAGGCGGTGCATACAGGTGA